A window of the Gasterosteus aculeatus chromosome 21, fGasAcu3.hap1.1, whole genome shotgun sequence genome harbors these coding sequences:
- the LOC144390294 gene encoding protein NLRC3-like has translation MYLHREDQESSEVPTGPSAQQHQTHLDSIFMLLEENILTFVKNELKKIQKVVSSDYPECLEKEDEEVLDEEQRRSREAVVKISVHFLRRMKQEELAERLQSRLLDAVCQRELKSNLKKKFQCVFEGIAKAGNPTLLNEIYTELYITEGGTAEVNEEHEVRQIETASRRPARPETTIRREDLLKASAGGEEPIRTVMTKGVAGIGKTVLTQKFTLDWAEDKDHQHIQFTFPFTFRELNVLREKKFSLVGLVHHFFSETRAAGICRFEKFQIVFIFDGLDECRFPLDFHNNEILTNVTESASVDVLLTNLITGKLLPSARLWITTRPAAANQIPPECVGMVTEVRGFTDPQKEEYFRKRFTDEEQASRIISHIKTSRSLHIMCHIPVFCWITATVLEEELKTREGGELPKTLTEMYIHFLVVESKVKKVKYDGGAETDPHWSPESRKMIESLGKLAFDQLQKGNLIFYESDLTECGIDIRAASVYSGVFTQIFREERGLYQDKVFCFVHLSVQEFLAALHVHLTFFSSGVNLLSEQQTTSRWSKRSKPNPKPMRLYQNAVDEALQSPNGHLDLFLRFLLGLSLETNQTLLRGLLTETGSGSQTNRRTVQYIKERISEDVSPEKSINLFHCLNELNDGSLVEEIQQSLRSGSLSTDELSPAQWSALVFILLSSEEDLEVFDLKKYSASEEALLRLLPVVKASNKVVLSVCNLSERSCDTLSSVLSSQSSSLRELDLSNNNLQDSGVKLLSAGVKSPHCELETLRLTGCLITEEGCASLASALSSNPSHLRELDLSYNHPGDSGVKLLSAGLEDPHWRLETLRYEEAAATDHQSGRGGRAGNLFCVPLSAWLIRP, from the exons atgtacctccacagagaggaccaggagagctcagaggttcccacaggtccgtctgcccagcagcatcaaacacacctggactccatcttcatg ctgctggaagagaacatcctcacttttgtgaagaacgagctgaagaagatccagaaggttgtgagttcagattacccagaatgcttagagaaagaggatgaggaggtgctggatgaagagcagaggaggagcagagaggccgttgtgaagatctcagtgcacttcctgaggagaatgaagcaggaggagctggctgagcgtctgcagagca gacttcttgatgcagtttgtcagcgtgaactcaaatccaacctgaagaagaagtttcagtgtgtgtttgaggggatcgctaaagcaggaaacccaaccctactgaatgagatctacacagagctctacatcacagagggagggactgcagaggtcaatgaagaacatgaggtcagacagattgaaacagcatccaggagaccagccagaccagaaacaaccatcagacgagaagacctcctcaaagcctcagctggaggagaggaaccaatcagaacagtgatgactaagggagtggctggcatcgGGAAaaccgtcttaacacagaagttcactctggactgggctgaagacaaagaccaccagcacatacagttcacatttccattcaccttcagagagctgaatgtgctgagagagaagaagttcagcttggtgggacttgttcatcacttcttcagtgaaaccagagcagcaggaatctgcaggtttgagaagttccagattgtgttcatctttgacggtctggatgagtgtcgatttcctctggacttccacaacaatgagatcctgactaatgtcacagagtcggcctcagtggatgtgctcctcacaaacctcatcacggggaagctgcttccctctgctcgcctctggatcactacacgacctgcagcagccaatcagatccctcctgagtgtgttggcatggtgacagaggtcagagggttcaccgacccccagaaggaggagtacttcaggaagaggttcacagatgaggagcaggccagcaggatcatctctcacatcaagacctcacgaagcctccacatcatgtgccacattccagtcttctgctggatcactgctacagttctggaggaggagttgaagaccagagagggaggagagctgcccaagaccctgactgagatgtacatccacttcctggtggttgagtccaaagtgaagaaggtcaagtacgatggaggagctgagacggatccacactggagtccagagagcaggaagatgatcgagtctctgggaaaactggcctttgatcagctgcagaaagggaacctgatcttctatgaatccgacctgacagagtgtggcatcgatattagagcagcctcagtgtactcaggagtgttcactcagatctttagagaggagagaggactgtaccaggacaaggtgttctgcttcgtccatctgagtgttcaggagtttctggctgctcttcatgtccatctgaccttcttcagctctggtgtcaatctgctgtcagaacaacaaacaacctcccggTGGTCTAAACGCTCTAAACCCAATCCTAAACcaatgcgtctctaccagaatgctgtggacgaggccttacagagtcctaatggacacctggacttgttcctccgcttcctcctgggtctttcccttgagaccaatcagactctcctacgaggtctgctgacagagacaggaagtggctcacagaccaatcggagaacagtccagtacatcaaggagaggatcagtgaggatgtgtctccagagaaaagcatcaatctgttccactgtctgaatgaactgaatgatggttctctagtggaggagatccaacagtcccttagatcaggaagtctctccacagatgaactgtctcctgctcagtggtcagctctggtcttcatcttactgtcatcagaagaagatctggaggtgtttgacctgaagaaatactctgcttcagaggaggctcttctgaggctgctgccagtggtcaaagcctccaacaaagttgt actgagtgtctgtaacctctcagagagaagctgtgacactctgtcctcagttctcagctcccagtcctctagtctgagagagctggatctgagtaacaacaacctgcaggattcaggagtgaagctgctgtctgctggagtgaagagtccacactgtgaactggagactctcag gctgacaggctgtctgatcacagaggaaggctgtgcttctctggcctcagctctgagctccaacccctcccatctgagagagctggacctgagctacaatcatccaggagactcaggagtgaagctgctgtctgctggactagaggatcctcactggagactggagactctcaggtatgaagaggctgcagccacagaccatcagtctggtagaggaggtagagctggaaaccttttctgtgtcccactgtcagcctggttaataagaccctga